The following are from one region of the Hydrogenispora ethanolica genome:
- a CDS encoding ABC transporter substrate-binding protein, protein MKRILIGLTCLVILVGMAVGFNAPAESKGPAVKLSFWVPGESNNWVEYWRGAVKEFEAANPDIQVELTVTPSNGQDIETKLNAAKLSGTYPDVFAAYLMFIGSRGARNEFAGLEGYVKKWDGKNDLFDSVYEMGKYKGKLIGLGFCPSPTMLVYRKDYFQEAGLDPNKPPTTWEELANYAVKLTKKDENGNVIRAGFDLPMVDAFTFPEQFMRQNGSVVIDEKRQKPRFNDRAAAEAIQFLADLYAKKVSIPFDFQKGDTFPFMSSRAAMSFLTPNQIAKFMESNPALKDKMAIAPVLKRKVKKAFAGYRLFVIGKESKHKNEAWKLIQFFMSKEQMKKRMIDLATPVVRKSMTQDFIKLDPANKTVLEYVEFGKGKAVVPWISLYIKYAEQAYEVALNRKMTAQQALNEAQKALEDELKKFNLQ, encoded by the coding sequence GTGAAAAGAATTTTAATCGGTTTGACCTGTCTCGTCATACTGGTGGGCATGGCGGTCGGATTCAACGCGCCGGCTGAGTCGAAAGGACCGGCGGTTAAGTTGAGTTTCTGGGTTCCGGGCGAAAGTAACAACTGGGTGGAATATTGGAGAGGCGCGGTGAAAGAGTTCGAGGCCGCCAATCCCGATATTCAAGTGGAACTCACGGTGACTCCCTCGAATGGCCAGGACATCGAGACCAAGTTAAACGCCGCCAAATTAAGCGGTACGTACCCGGATGTCTTCGCCGCCTATCTGATGTTTATCGGCAGCCGGGGCGCGCGGAACGAATTTGCCGGATTGGAAGGCTATGTAAAGAAATGGGATGGGAAAAACGATCTGTTTGATAGTGTTTACGAGATGGGAAAATATAAAGGGAAACTGATCGGATTGGGTTTTTGCCCATCGCCGACGATGTTGGTTTACCGGAAGGATTATTTCCAGGAGGCCGGGCTCGACCCGAACAAACCGCCGACGACTTGGGAAGAGTTGGCCAATTACGCGGTGAAGCTCACCAAGAAAGATGAGAACGGCAATGTCATCCGGGCCGGCTTTGATCTCCCGATGGTCGACGCCTTTACCTTCCCGGAACAGTTTATGCGCCAGAACGGCTCCGTGGTCATTGACGAGAAGCGGCAGAAACCACGATTCAATGACCGGGCCGCGGCGGAGGCCATTCAATTCCTGGCCGATCTGTACGCCAAGAAAGTGAGCATTCCGTTTGACTTCCAAAAAGGGGACACTTTCCCCTTCATGAGTAGCAGAGCGGCGATGTCATTTTTGACACCCAATCAGATCGCCAAATTTATGGAGTCCAATCCGGCTCTCAAGGATAAGATGGCGATCGCCCCGGTCCTGAAGCGAAAGGTAAAGAAGGCTTTTGCCGGCTACCGTTTGTTCGTGATCGGCAAGGAAAGCAAACATAAGAATGAGGCATGGAAATTGATTCAATTCTTCATGAGCAAGGAACAGATGAAAAAACGGATGATCGATCTCGCAACGCCGGTGGTCCGTAAGTCAATGACGCAAGACTTCATCAAGCTCGACCCGGCCAACAAAACTGTTTTGGAATATGTTGAGTTCGGTAAAGGAAAAGCAGTCGTGCCATGGATATCCTTGTACATCAAATATGCTGAGCAGGCTTATGAAGTGGCTTTAAACCGGAAGATGACCGCCCAGCAGGCTTTGAACGAAGCCCAAAAAGCCCTGGAAGACGAGTTGAAGAAGTTTAACCTGCAATAA
- a CDS encoding carbohydrate ABC transporter permease, translated as MILPFYLFFTVFVIIPIIVNIGLSFTNYNLDQMSFIGVKNYLNLMTDRFFWVSLKNTAIYTFFTLIFTMTLGLLLAIVLNRKLTGLKFFRTSFYLPNVTSMVAVSMVWLWLYEPSHGIVNQALGWFGIGGRQWLFDVNTALGSIIVMSIWKYTGYYMVVFLAGLQGIPGYLYEAVTVDGANGFQKFIHITLPMLTPVTFFLLVTGIINNFNVFEQVNVMTGGGPMNATTTIVHQIYSRAFFDFLMGYAASLSVVLLLIVLVLTTLNFKYSNQGADLDIG; from the coding sequence TTGATACTACCCTTTTATCTCTTTTTTACGGTATTCGTGATCATTCCGATCATCGTCAATATTGGGTTGAGTTTCACCAATTACAACCTGGACCAGATGTCTTTTATCGGCGTCAAAAACTATCTCAATCTCATGACCGACAGGTTCTTCTGGGTTTCGCTCAAGAATACTGCCATTTATACCTTTTTCACCTTGATCTTCACGATGACGCTGGGATTACTGCTGGCAATCGTCTTGAACCGCAAACTGACGGGTTTGAAGTTCTTCCGGACCAGCTTTTATCTGCCGAATGTCACCTCGATGGTGGCGGTGTCCATGGTCTGGCTGTGGCTGTATGAACCATCCCACGGCATCGTCAACCAAGCCTTGGGATGGTTCGGAATCGGGGGCCGCCAATGGCTGTTTGACGTCAATACGGCCCTGGGGAGCATTATTGTGATGAGTATCTGGAAGTATACCGGCTACTATATGGTGGTCTTTCTAGCCGGGTTACAGGGGATCCCGGGCTATCTTTATGAGGCGGTCACGGTGGACGGGGCCAACGGGTTCCAAAAGTTTATCCATATCACCCTGCCGATGTTGACTCCGGTCACTTTTTTTCTCCTGGTTACCGGGATCATCAATAATTTCAATGTTTTCGAGCAAGTCAACGTCATGACTGGCGGCGGACCCATGAATGCGACGACCACGATAGTGCATCAAATTTACAGCCGGGCCTTTTTCGATTTCTTAATGGGTTACGCGGCTTCGTTATCGGTAGTGCTCTTATTGATCGTGCTGGTTTTGACGACACTCAATTTTAAATATAGCAACCAGGGCGCCGATCTGGACATAGGGTGA
- a CDS encoding carbohydrate ABC transporter permease — protein MNEQSLNRLISIIMLVLSLIILVPFLIMLVTSFKTMGEVLAPNFTFIPKQWAFFNYIEAMTTGNWGRYFFNSFFITAVAVVVSLIINSVAGFAFARLEFKGRDLLFFISLIGLMVPQQVTMIPVFLILKHVPLAGGNDLFGQGGMGWVDSYMGLIIPYIAGSFGVFLFRQFYLNFPKSLDDAARIDGLTSLKTYLYIYLPLSKPVLATLIVLKTTSTWNEYTWPLIITVSDKMKTVQLALTLFRDETNVQWTLMMAATTLIVLPLLIIFLTLQKYFVEGIVTTGIKG, from the coding sequence ATGAATGAACAAAGCTTAAACCGGTTGATCTCCATTATCATGCTGGTTTTATCCCTGATAATTCTGGTTCCTTTTCTAATCATGCTGGTGACTTCATTCAAGACCATGGGTGAAGTTTTAGCCCCGAACTTCACTTTCATTCCCAAGCAATGGGCCTTCTTCAACTATATCGAGGCCATGACCACCGGCAACTGGGGCAGATACTTCTTTAACTCCTTTTTCATCACTGCAGTGGCCGTGGTCGTGAGCCTGATCATCAATTCCGTCGCCGGGTTCGCCTTTGCCAGACTCGAATTCAAAGGGCGGGATCTCCTATTCTTCATCAGCTTGATTGGGCTGATGGTGCCACAGCAAGTCACGATGATTCCGGTTTTTCTGATTCTGAAACATGTACCGCTGGCGGGGGGAAACGATCTGTTCGGCCAAGGAGGCATGGGTTGGGTTGATTCGTATATGGGGCTGATCATTCCTTATATCGCCGGCTCTTTCGGGGTGTTTTTATTCCGCCAGTTTTACCTGAACTTTCCCAAGTCGCTGGATGATGCGGCCCGCATCGACGGCTTAACCAGTTTAAAAACTTATTTATACATTTATCTGCCGCTCAGTAAGCCGGTATTGGCGACTTTAATTGTGCTGAAAACCACTTCCACTTGGAATGAATACACTTGGCCCCTGATCATCACGGTCAGCGATAAGATGAAAACGGTCCAGCTGGCCCTGACTTTGTTCCGGGATGAGACCAACGTCCAGTGGACCTTGATGATGGCGGCCACTACGTTGATCGTGCTACCATTGTTAATCATCTTCCTGACGCTTCAGAAATACTTTGTCGAGGGGATTGTGACCACCGGGATTAAGGGTTAA
- a CDS encoding sulfatase-like hydrolase/transferase → MNKPNIIFFFTDQQRWDTCGCYGQPLPVTPNLDQMAGDGVIFMNAFTCQPVCGPARSCLQTGKYATETGCFRNDIGLPLGEKTIAHHLSEQGYKVGYIGKWHLASNNSDSSGEDRPQNGIVYDFKTKPVPLTHRGGWNDEWIASDVLEFTSHAYDGHMFDKDNRVKEFPPGRYRADVQTDWVLDVLERWGKEDQPFMLFLSYIEPHHQNDHHRYEGPHGSKEKFKNFIPPGDLAGAEGDWPENYPDYLGCIHSLDDNLRRIREKLNQLGIEDNTVIIFTSDHGSHFRTRNRGLQGAHYDDYKRSCHDGCIRIPLIIRGPGFEGGKVIKDLVSLIDLPSTLLACAGISKPESMHGRPLQDLVSGTATDWPEEVFLQISESWVARAIRTKRWKYCVYAPEKNAWTESCSDVYVDQYLYDLENDPYEQNNLMGNPDYQVIRDNLAEILKRRMAEAGENTPELISVMKG, encoded by the coding sequence ATGAATAAACCGAATATTATCTTTTTCTTTACCGACCAGCAACGTTGGGATACTTGCGGTTGTTACGGCCAACCGCTTCCGGTGACCCCCAACCTTGATCAAATGGCCGGGGACGGCGTTATCTTTATGAATGCTTTTACTTGTCAACCAGTATGCGGGCCGGCCCGATCCTGCCTTCAAACCGGGAAGTATGCCACGGAGACCGGATGCTTTCGGAACGATATCGGATTGCCGCTGGGCGAGAAGACCATTGCTCATCACCTCTCCGAGCAGGGCTATAAGGTTGGGTATATTGGCAAATGGCACCTTGCTTCCAATAATTCGGATTCTTCCGGCGAAGATCGGCCGCAAAATGGCATTGTTTACGATTTCAAGACGAAGCCGGTTCCATTAACTCACCGCGGGGGCTGGAACGATGAATGGATCGCCTCGGATGTGTTGGAGTTTACTTCTCATGCCTATGACGGGCATATGTTTGATAAAGACAACCGGGTCAAAGAGTTTCCTCCCGGCCGTTACCGCGCCGATGTCCAGACCGATTGGGTTCTTGACGTCTTGGAGCGCTGGGGCAAGGAAGATCAGCCCTTCATGCTGTTTCTGTCGTATATTGAACCGCATCATCAAAATGACCACCATCGTTATGAGGGACCGCACGGATCCAAGGAGAAGTTCAAGAACTTCATTCCACCCGGCGATCTTGCCGGCGCCGAAGGAGACTGGCCGGAGAATTATCCTGACTACCTTGGCTGCATTCACAGCCTGGATGATAATTTGAGGCGAATTCGAGAAAAGCTCAATCAGCTCGGGATTGAAGATAATACGGTGATTATTTTTACCAGTGATCACGGTTCGCATTTTCGAACCAGAAACCGTGGCTTGCAAGGGGCTCACTATGATGATTATAAACGTTCCTGCCACGACGGCTGCATCCGGATACCCCTGATCATCCGGGGCCCCGGTTTCGAAGGAGGCAAGGTGATAAAAGATCTAGTAAGCCTGATCGATCTGCCGTCAACCTTACTGGCTTGCGCTGGAATCAGCAAGCCTGAATCTATGCATGGCCGACCCCTCCAAGATCTGGTATCGGGAACGGCAACAGATTGGCCGGAGGAAGTCTTTCTACAGATCAGTGAATCCTGGGTGGCCAGGGCCATCCGTACCAAGCGTTGGAAATACTGCGTTTACGCGCCGGAGAAAAATGCCTGGACTGAAAGTTGCAGCGATGTTTATGTCGATCAATACTTATATGATCTTGAAAATGACCCCTATGAGCAAAATAATCTGATGGGAAACCCTGATTATCAAGTGATCCGGGACAACCTGGCTGAAATCTTGAAGCGCCGGATGGCCGAGGCCGGGGAGAATACGCCGGAGCTGATAAGTGTCATGAAAGGTTGA